A window from Corvus cornix cornix isolate S_Up_H32 chromosome 8, ASM73873v5, whole genome shotgun sequence encodes these proteins:
- the PRPF38B gene encoding pre-mRNA-splicing factor 38B isoform X2: MNGLYQGTYVSVLVLLAGLNQFCTEASIKPLSQVEVTHVEPWEKGSRKTAGQTGMCGGVRGVGTGGIVSTAFCLLYKLFTLKLTRKQVMGLITHTDSPYIRALGFMYIRYTQPPTDLWDWFESFLDDEEDLDVKAGGGCVMTIGEMLRSFLTKLEWFSTLFPRIPVPVQKAIDQQIKSRPRKIKKDGKEGMEEIDRHAERRRSRSPRPRSISPRRSPRRSRSRSHHREGHGSSSFDRELERERERQRLEREAKEREKERRRSRSTDRSLERRRSRSRDRYRSRSRSRDRKGDRRDRDREREKENERSRKKERDYDKERGSERERDRSRERSKERKSKGDTEERRHKDDKDEKKHRDDKRDSKKERKHSRSRSRERKHRSRSRSRNTGKRSRSRSKEKSSKHKNENKEKSNKRSRSRSRGRTDSVEKSRKRDQSPSKEKSRKRSRSKERSHKHDHSDSKDHSDKHDRRRSQSTERESQEKQQKNKDETL, from the exons ATGAATGGTCTGTACCAGGGCACCTATGTCTCGGTTCTTGTTTTGTTAGCAGGATTGAATCAGTTTTGCACCGAGGCTTCCATCAAGCCACTCTCCCAGGTAGAG GTTACCCATGTTGAACCATGGGAAAAGggcagcagaaaaacagcaggcCAGACAGGGATGTGTGGAGGG gtGCGTGGTGTTGGAACTGGAGGAATTGTGTCTACTGCCTTTTGTCTACTCTACAAATTATTTACACTGAAGCTCACTCGTAAGCAAGTGATGGGCCTTATCACTCATACAGACTCCCCATATATTAGGGCTCTTGGATTTATGTATATTAG GTACACACAGCCACCTACAGATCTATGGGACTGGTTTGAATCCTTTCTTGATGATGAAGAG GACCTGGATGTCAAGGCAGGTGGGGGTTGCGTTATGACCATAGGGGAGATGCTTCGTTCCTTCCTCACTAAGCTTGAATGGTTTTCCACGTTGTTTCCAAGAATTCCTGTGCCAGTCCAGAAAGCCATTGACCAGCAAATTAAAAGCAGACCtagaaaaatcaagaaagatGGCAAGGAGGGGATGGAAGAAATAGACCGGCATGCAGAACGTAGACGTTCAAG gtCTCCTAGACCAAGATCGATCAGTCCCAGGAGGTCTCCCAGAAGATCGAGAAGCAGAAGTCACCATCGGGAAGGCCATGGATCATCTAGTTTTGATAGAGAactagaaagagaaagagaacgGCAGAGATTAGAACGCGaagcaaaggagagagaaaaagaaaggcgGAGATCTCGAAGTACTGATCGCTCACTAGAACGGAGGCGAAGCAGAAGCAGGGACAGATACAGAAGCCGGAGTCGAAGTCGTGACAGGAAAGGAGATAGAAGAGACAGGGATAGGGAGcgagagaaagaaaatgaacgGAGTcggaaaaaagagagagattatGATAAGGAAAGAGGTAGTGAGAGGGAAAGAGATCGCTCTAGAGAAAGgtcaaaagaaaggaaaagtaaggGTGACACAGAGGAGAGAAGACACAAGGATGACAAAGATGAGAAGAAACACCGTGACGACAAGAGGGATTccaagaaagagagaaagcatAGTAGAAGTCGAAGCCGGGAAAGAAAGCATAGGAGTAGGAGCCGAAGCAGGAACACAGGTAAGcgcagcagaagcagaagcaaagaaaaatcaagtaaacataaaaatgaaaataaggagAAGTCAAATAAACGAAGTAGAAGtagaagcagaggaagaacagaTAGTGTTGAGAAGTCCAGAAAACGAGATCAGAGTcccagcaaagaaaaatctagGAAGCGTAGCAGAAGCAAAGAACGTTCCCACAAACATGATCACAGTGATAGCAAGGACCATTCTGACAAACATGATCGTCGAAGGAGCCAAAGTACAGAACGAGAGAGCcaagaaaagcaacagaaaaacaaagatgagACTCTGTGA
- the PRPF38B gene encoding pre-mRNA-splicing factor 38B isoform X1, with amino-acid sequence MANNSPAVANCQGQQAVQHPPGAVPPVQQPLQSGGPKPAASGKQGNVLPLWGNEKTMNLNPMILTNILSSPYFKVQLYELKTYHEVVDEIYFKVTHVEPWEKGSRKTAGQTGMCGGVRGVGTGGIVSTAFCLLYKLFTLKLTRKQVMGLITHTDSPYIRALGFMYIRYTQPPTDLWDWFESFLDDEEDLDVKAGGGCVMTIGEMLRSFLTKLEWFSTLFPRIPVPVQKAIDQQIKSRPRKIKKDGKEGMEEIDRHAERRRSRSPRPRSISPRRSPRRSRSRSHHREGHGSSSFDRELERERERQRLEREAKEREKERRRSRSTDRSLERRRSRSRDRYRSRSRSRDRKGDRRDRDREREKENERSRKKERDYDKERGSERERDRSRERSKERKSKGDTEERRHKDDKDEKKHRDDKRDSKKERKHSRSRSRERKHRSRSRSRNTGKRSRSRSKEKSSKHKNENKEKSNKRSRSRSRGRTDSVEKSRKRDQSPSKEKSRKRSRSKERSHKHDHSDSKDHSDKHDRRRSQSTERESQEKQQKNKDETL; translated from the exons ATGGCCAACAACAGCCCCGCGGTGGCGAACTGCCAGGGGCAGCAGGCGGTCCAGCATCCGCCCGGCGCCGTCCCGCCCGTGCAGCAGCCGCTGCAGAGCGGGGGCCCCAAGCCGGCGGCCTCGGGCAAGCAGGGCAACGTGCTGCCGCTGTGGGGCAACGAAAAGACCATGAACCTAAACCCCATGATCCTTACCAACATCCTCTCGTCGCCCTACTTCAAGGTGCAGCTCTACGAGCTCAAGACCTACCACGAAGTGGTGGACGAGATCTATTTCAAG GTTACCCATGTTGAACCATGGGAAAAGggcagcagaaaaacagcaggcCAGACAGGGATGTGTGGAGGG gtGCGTGGTGTTGGAACTGGAGGAATTGTGTCTACTGCCTTTTGTCTACTCTACAAATTATTTACACTGAAGCTCACTCGTAAGCAAGTGATGGGCCTTATCACTCATACAGACTCCCCATATATTAGGGCTCTTGGATTTATGTATATTAG GTACACACAGCCACCTACAGATCTATGGGACTGGTTTGAATCCTTTCTTGATGATGAAGAG GACCTGGATGTCAAGGCAGGTGGGGGTTGCGTTATGACCATAGGGGAGATGCTTCGTTCCTTCCTCACTAAGCTTGAATGGTTTTCCACGTTGTTTCCAAGAATTCCTGTGCCAGTCCAGAAAGCCATTGACCAGCAAATTAAAAGCAGACCtagaaaaatcaagaaagatGGCAAGGAGGGGATGGAAGAAATAGACCGGCATGCAGAACGTAGACGTTCAAG gtCTCCTAGACCAAGATCGATCAGTCCCAGGAGGTCTCCCAGAAGATCGAGAAGCAGAAGTCACCATCGGGAAGGCCATGGATCATCTAGTTTTGATAGAGAactagaaagagaaagagaacgGCAGAGATTAGAACGCGaagcaaaggagagagaaaaagaaaggcgGAGATCTCGAAGTACTGATCGCTCACTAGAACGGAGGCGAAGCAGAAGCAGGGACAGATACAGAAGCCGGAGTCGAAGTCGTGACAGGAAAGGAGATAGAAGAGACAGGGATAGGGAGcgagagaaagaaaatgaacgGAGTcggaaaaaagagagagattatGATAAGGAAAGAGGTAGTGAGAGGGAAAGAGATCGCTCTAGAGAAAGgtcaaaagaaaggaaaagtaaggGTGACACAGAGGAGAGAAGACACAAGGATGACAAAGATGAGAAGAAACACCGTGACGACAAGAGGGATTccaagaaagagagaaagcatAGTAGAAGTCGAAGCCGGGAAAGAAAGCATAGGAGTAGGAGCCGAAGCAGGAACACAGGTAAGcgcagcagaagcagaagcaaagaaaaatcaagtaaacataaaaatgaaaataaggagAAGTCAAATAAACGAAGTAGAAGtagaagcagaggaagaacagaTAGTGTTGAGAAGTCCAGAAAACGAGATCAGAGTcccagcaaagaaaaatctagGAAGCGTAGCAGAAGCAAAGAACGTTCCCACAAACATGATCACAGTGATAGCAAGGACCATTCTGACAAACATGATCGTCGAAGGAGCCAAAGTACAGAACGAGAGAGCcaagaaaagcaacagaaaaacaaagatgagACTCTGTGA